Proteins encoded within one genomic window of Mya arenaria isolate MELC-2E11 chromosome 13, ASM2691426v1:
- the LOC128215196 gene encoding uncharacterized protein LOC128215196, with product MHVLLCRQKYYKHRKKAFLNPDKYVSIIIDNMDQSKTKLPSFAQFSKVDAHLARLQHHVTGVRVHHLERLYLITWTDILHPDSNVMLNSLVYVLNDISQSNEGKLPPTLYLQCDNSAKDNKNAFVLIFMAWLIQLKVFKKIKLGFLMVGHTHEDVDQSFSVVATHLGKMNVTTQPILMQALRCVTSPPPSILHMTGLHDYKQAMEKCRGMFVGISTPHQFVLRQEGSSVQIRFKKWPRPSDKEEVITLPAETIPSLAGEVTAQANPKCKMETEKMMGDMRKWEASGRLSTEELGWWHRYLRRVGVPYCNVPYVSYLPQYTPYSPVMSSNVRTALAAIQVHEKRDHEQAKMKVKKRKH from the exons atgcatgtgtT GCTGTGCCGACAAAAGTATTATAAGCACCGGAAGAAGGCCTTCCTCAATCCAGACAAATATGTGTCAATTATTATTGACAACATGGACCAGTCAAAAACAAAGCTACCATCATTTGCACAGTTTTCGAAG GTTGATGCCCACCTCGCAAGACTGCAACATCATGTAACAGGTGTGCGTGTTCACCATCTCGAGAGGCTGTATCTGATTACTTGGACTGATATACTACATCCAGACTCCAATGTTATGCTGAACTCCTTGGTGTATGTCCTTAATGACATAAGTCAG AGCAATGAGGGTAAATTGCCACCAACGCTGTACCTGCAGTGTGACAATTCAGCAAAGGATAATAAGAATGCGTTTGTGCTGATCTTCATGGCTTGGTTGATTCAGCTGAAGgttttcaaaaag ATCAAGCTGGGATTCCTCATGGTTGGCCATACCCACGAAGATGTGGACCAGTCATTTTCTGTGGTAGCCACACATCTAGGAAAAATGAATGTTACAACGCAACCCATTTTAATGCAGGCATTGAGATGTGTTACCTCTCCACCTCCTTCCATACTTCACATGACTGGGTTACATGATTACAAACAAGCAATGGAGAAATGTAGAGGCATGTTTGTAGGGATATCTACACCTCATCAATTTGTTTTGCGGCAAGAAGGATCATCTGTCCAAATCCGCTTCAAGAAATGGCCACGACCATCCGACAAGGAGGAGGTGATAACCCTCCCCGCAGAGACCATTCCTAGTTTGGCTGGAGAGGTCACAGCCCAGGCCAATCCCAAATGCAAAATGGAAACTGAAAAAATGATGGGGGACATGAGAAAGTGGGAGGCAAGTGGGAGGCTTTCCACTGAGGAATTGGGATGGTGGCACCGCTACCTTCGTCGTGTAGGGGTGCCTTATTGCAATGTGCCATACGTTTCATACCTTCCTCAGTACACGCCATACTCGCCAGTAATGTCAAGCAATGTTAGGACCGCATTGGCAGCCATACAAGTCCATGAAAAAAGGGACCATGAGCAGGCCAAAATGAAGGTTAAAAAACGGAAGCATTGA